In Schizosaccharomyces osmophilus chromosome 2, complete sequence, the following proteins share a genomic window:
- the rox3 gene encoding mediator complex subunit Med19 yields the protein MPESPKYHYVGSVQYQPVKPSPHENLMEVYGLSELVKKVGRIDEHGNKRKMRRSYKAYIQDLPGHNEIIKDDTLKQWLANPIMEDVAVDEEQLIQAFSHVQPGILPGFNPKVFGLDDDAPMGPGSRDSSQPKSPVRSRRP from the coding sequence ATGCCGGAATCGCCCAAGTATCACTATGTAGGAAGCGTACAGTATCAGCCTGTGAAGCCGTCGCCGCATGAGAACTTGATGGAAGTATATGGACTTTCAGAGCTTGTCAAAAAGGTTGGACGGATTGATGAGCATGGAAATAAACGGAAAATGCGTCGATCGTACAAGGCGTATATTCAAGATTTACCTGGACACAATGAAATAATCAAGGACGACACTTTAAAACAATGGCTTGCTAATCCTATCATGGAAGATGTCGCTGTCGACGAAGAACAGCTGATTCAAGCATTCAGCCATGTTCAGCCTGGCATACTTCCAGGTTTTAATCCAAAGGTTTTTGGCCTTGACGACGATGCGCCTATGGGTCCTGGTAGTCGGGATTCTTCACAGCCTAAGAGCCCTGTACGTTCAAGAAGACCTTGA
- the tef5 gene encoding translation elongation factor EF-1 beta subunit, guanyl-nucleotide exchange factor (eEF1B), with product MGFTNFTSDAGLKQLNDYLTDKSFIEGHSASQADAVVFKAVGAAPNAEKFPNAARWYKQIATYDVATLPGTAKELSAYGPAEGAAAEEDDIDLFGSDEEDPEAERIKSERVAEYNKKKSKKPKAIQKSLVTMDVKPWDDETPMDELEKAVRGIQMDGLLWGVSRLVPVGFGVNKFQINLVVEDDKVSLEALQEELEGLEDYVQSTDVAAMSKL from the exons ATGGGTTTCACTAATTTCACCTCCGACGCTGGTCTTAAGCAACTCAACGACTACTTGACTGACAAGTCTTTCATTGAAGG TCACTCTGCCAGCCAAGCTGACGCTGTCGTCTTTAAGGCTGTTGGTGCCGCCCCCAACGCCGAGAAGTTCCCTAACGCTGCTCGTTGGTATAAGCAAATTGCCACCTACGACGTTGCAACCCTCCCTGGTACCGCCAAGGAGCTCTCTGCTTACGGCCCTGCTGAGGGTGCCGCTGCTGAGGAGGATGACATCGATCTTTTCGGCTCTGACGAGGAGGATCCCGAAGCTGAGCGTATCAAATCTGAGCGTGTCGCTGAGTACAATAAGAAGAAGTCTAAGAAGCCCAAGGCCATTCAAAAGTCTCTTGTTACTATGGACGTTAAGCCCTGGGATGATGAGACCCCTATGGACGAACTTGAGAAGGCTGTCCGTGGCATCCAAATGGATGGTCTCTTGTGGGGTGTCTCTAGACTTGTTCCCGTCGGTTTTGGTGTCAACAAATTCCAAATTAACTTGGTTGTTGAAGACGACAAggtttctttggaagctcTCCaagaagaacttgaagGTTTGGAGGACTATGTCCAATCCACCGATGTTGCCGCTATGTCCAAGTTGTAA
- the dao1 gene encoding D-amino acid oxidase, with the protein MSAQQTQDIAIVGAGVIGLTTAWILCDFGLGPRIKVIAKHTPEDRSVDYTSPWAGANFCSISSGDEKALRWDRITYNRLAYLANTRKESGVVFADLRELWDYDPNLEKIRSWSSYVKDFKTIPKEELPENCLYGHTGTTFLINVPQYLNFIHSILNDSGVTFVKEEIKHINDVLQFVPNPTVVFNCPGVWASTLGGVEDPDVYPTRGHVVCVDAPHIKETRIRNGTNSDTYIIPRPFNGGVVLGGFMQKGNWDREIHPEDTQDILKRTAALMPELFQHQGPEAAKIIYEAVGFRPSRNGGARVELDTLPGTKFPLIHDYGASGTGYQAGYGMAFDSVMLSLPLIKFA; encoded by the coding sequence ATGTCAGCTCAGCAGACCCAGGATATTGCTATTGTTGGAGCAGGGGTCATTGGACTTACAACAGCATGGATTCTATGCGATTTTGGATTGGGCCCTCGTATAAAAGTTATTGCCAAGCATACACCTGAAGATCGTTCTGTTGATTATACTTCGCCTTGGGCTGGCGCAAATTTCTGTAGTATCTCAAGTGGAGACGAAAAAGCCCTGCGATGGGACAGGATTACCTATAATCGACTTGCTTATCTTGCAAACACTCGAAAGGAATCAGGTGTCGTCTTTGCTGATCTTCGTGAGCTCTGGGATTATGATCCTAACCTTGAGAAGATTCGCTCTTGGAGTTCTTATGTAAAAGATTTCAAAACTATTCCTAAGGAAGAACTGCCTGAAAACTGCCTTTACGGCCACACCGGCACTACGTTTTTGATAAATGTTCCTCAGTATTTAAACTTCATTCACAGCATTCTTAACGATTCTGGAGTCACTTTCgtcaaagaagaaattaaacaTATCAACGATGTTCTGCAGTTTGTTCCTAACCCGACTGTGGTCTTTAATTGTCCAGGAGTTTGGGCTTCTACGCTTGGAGGTGTAGAAGATCCAGACGTGTATCCTACTCGCGGCCACGTTGTCTGTGTCGATGCTCCTCACATCAAAGAAACGAGAATCCGCAATGGTACGAATTCTGATACCTACATCATTCCTCGTCCTTTCAACGGCGGTGTCGTTTTGGGAGGTTTTATGCAAAAGGGCAACTGGGATCGTGAAATTCACCCTGAAGATACTCAAGATATCTTAAAGCGCACAGCTGCGCTTATGCCAGAGCTGTTTCAACATCAAGGTCCCGAAGCTGCAAAGATCATTTATGAAGCAGTCGGTTTCCGTCCTTCTCGTAATGGTGGTGCTCGTGTAGAATTGGATACTCTTCCAGGTACCAAATTCCCTCTGATCCATGATTATGGTGCCTCTGGCACGGGCTACCAAGCTGGGTATGGTATGGCTTTTGATTCAGTCATGTTGTCCCTTCCCTTAATAAAGTTTGCTTAA
- the nar1 gene encoding CIA machinery iron hydrogenase Nar1, translated as MAKLSENDLNDFLNPGAVCIKPAEVKKSEKGHENNEIQVEGESYYEVTKDTGESKELEVASISLNDCLACSGCITSAETVLVNLQSYQEVLKRLDSRTDGQEVFYVSSSPQVRANLAAYYGISLEEMQDVLEMVFVGKLGFCTVLDTNAAREIVLQQCAEEFCESWKQKQQEKALESGSEKAIDFSASEVQKNSKNTVSSSKSEPHTKLPILSSSCPGWICYVEKTQSALIPHLSQIRSPQQACGRLIKDWASKQFSLPREQVWHLSLMPCFDKKLEASREEFSEDGIRDVDAVLTPKEIVEMFKHFNLDPRSIIQNRIPYKISDKTLPAWYPRLTYVEQMGSSSGGYMSYVMSYAAEMLFGIHDANAFVTKVNQNGDLTEYMLRNPQNDEVLLTMATCYGFRNIQNLVRKVNGNSSRRGQVLLKRRMKTDAQKAQQKSRQYDYVEVMACPGGCINGGGQVPFPSGERVLASREWMNQVESLYNSPGRKEVDRSFVNNSLEQWIQDPQLAPEYLQATYRSVETDLSNPLLLANKW; from the exons ATGGCAAAActttcagaaaatgatttgaaTGACTTTTTAAATCCGGGAGCTGTTTGCATCAAGCCAGCAGAAGTgaaaaaatcagaaaaagGACATGAAAAT AATGAAATTCAAGTAGAAGGAGAGTCTTATTACGAAGTTACCAAAGATACAGgagaatcaaaagaattagaaGTAGCTAGCATCTCATTGAATGATTGCTTGGCTTGCAGTGGATGTATCACTTCGGCAGAAACAGTGTTGGTAAACTTACAATCGTACCAGGAGGTCCTGAAACGATTGGACTCTAGAACAGATGGCCAAGAGGTTTTTTACGTGTCTTCAAGTCCGCAAGTACGTGCAAACTTAGCTGCTTATTATGGCATCTCTTTAGAGGAAATGCAGGATGTTTTGGAGATGGTGTTTGTTGGTAAACTTGGATTTTGTACCGTTTTAGATACCAATGCTGCCCGAGAGATCGTGTTGCAGCAGTGTGCAGAAGAATTTTGTGAGTCatggaagcaaaaacaacaagaaaaggCGCTTGAAAGCGGAAGTGAGAAAGCCATTGATTTCAGTGCGTCTGAGGTGCAGAAAAACTCTAAAAATACGGTATCCTCTTCTAAATCCGAACCACATACAAAGTTGCCAATCCTTTCGTCTTCTTGTCCCGGATGGATTTGCTACGTTGAAAAAACACAGTCAGCACTCATTCCACATCTGTCACAAATACGCTCACCTCAGCAGGCATGTGGACGTTTAATCAAAGATTGGGCAAGCAAACAGTTTTCATTGCCTCGTGAGCAAGTTTGGCATTTGAGTCTTATGCCTTGTTTCGACAAAAAGCTAGAAGCAAGTCGGGAAGAGTTTTCCGAAGATGGCATTCGAGATGTCGATGCTGTTTTGAcaccaaaagaaattgtagAGATGTTTAAACATTTCAACTTGGACCCAAGAAGCATAATACAAAACAGAATTCCTTACAAAATTTCGGATAAGACGTTACCAGCTTGGTATCCACGATTGACGTATGTGGAACAGATGGGTTCTAGCTCTGGTGGATACATGAGTTATGTTATGTCTTATGCTGCTGAAATGCTCTTTGGTATCCACGATGCAAATGCATTCGTTACAAAAGTCAACCAAAATGGCGATTTAACTGAATACATGCTACGAAATCCCCAAAACGATGAAGTTTTGTTAACGATGGCTACCTGTTATGGCTTTCGAAACATCCAAAATTTGGTACGTAAAGTGAATGGCAACTCTAGCCGTCGAGGACAAGTATTACTGAAACGGAGAATGAAAACGGATGCTCAGAAAGCGCAACAGAAGAGCCGCCAATATGATTACGTAGAAGTTATGGCTTGTCCAGGAGGTTGTATAAATGGAGGTGGCCAAGTCCCATTTCCTTCTGGTGAACGGGTTTTGGCAAGTCGAGAATGGATGAACCAAGTGGAATCCTTATACAATTCCCctggaagaaaagaggtTGATCGTTCTTTTGTTAACAACAGCCTTGAGCAATGGATTCAAGATCCACAGCTGGCTCCAGAATATCTACAAGCGACCTACCGGTCCGTGGAAACAGATTTGTCGAATCCCTTATTGCTGGCCAATAAGtggtaa
- the utp502 gene encoding ribonucleoprotein (RNP) complex Utp502 — MDALPEQGIRLEEGQDTNVLFEKCLGCSDVGIVSGTVRNMDGTMAAELVRRLVTEMSSEMRPTMAIWLHWIIVTHGGYLASVQDLQEPLNELHGKLIHGGDLLMKISALSGRLSMVLGQAEIRESRQLDQEGSSEEDSDYEDEQNSDYDIEVVDENEDELDENEEEEAAAAAAEIMKHNKLDEDKAHTYLSPDAELSPRRRQLENKHHFSEEEEDDDDDEEEDDNEQALHEDGTGESESESEAEVEAARPVPVRKNPRPESPRKSMRKSR, encoded by the coding sequence atggATGCTTTACCTGAGCAAGGAATTCGGTTAGAAGAAGGACAAGATACAAATgtattatttgaaaaatgtcTAGGTTGCTCTGACGTTGGAATCGTTTCCGGTACCGTTCGAAACATGGATGGAACCATGGCCGCGGAGCTTGTCCGCAGACTTGTGACAGAAATGTCATCAGAAATGCGTCCTACCATGGCGATTTGGTTGCATTGGATTATTGTGACTCATGGTGGATATCTGGCTAGTGTACAGGATTTGCAAGAACCATTGAATGAATTGCACGGCAAGTTGATACATGGCGGAGATCTTCTTATGAAGATTTCTGCTCTTTCCGGAAGATTAAGCATGGTACTTGGACAAGCTGAGATCCGAGAGAGTCGACAACTTGATCAAGAAGGAAGTAGTGAAGAGGACAGTGATTATGAGGATGAGCAAAACTCTGACTACGATATTGAGGTAGTGgacgaaaatgaagatgaattggatgaaaacgaagaagaggaagcCGCAGCTGCAGCCGCTGAGATTATGAAACATAACAAGTTAGACGAAGATAAGGCGCATACATATCTCTCTCCCGATGCAGAACTGTCCCCTAGAAGACGACAAttggaaaacaaacatCACTTtagtgaagaagaagaagatgatgatgacgatgaggaagaagatgacAACGAGCAAGCATTACATGAAGATGGAACTGGTGAATCTGAGTCAGAATCTGAAGCAGAAGTGGAGGCTGCTAGGCCAGTTCCAGTACGCAAGAATCCTCGCCCTGAAAGCCCGAGAAAGTCTATGCGCAAATCTAGGtaa
- the grx3 gene encoding CIA machinery monothiol glutaredoxin Grx3, giving the protein MLNPKLILCGSIFIILLFLQLILPFPFSIPLTKSSSSPLAAQSHPSSTSYEAKLPSKDAVEEKDFQVFLENPVMVFSRPGCLYSQAAKSMLTDILNMEPAPFIVEVTDFTHSTELRSWLSSISGVYTLPNIFFGGHSIGGYEDLQLLYREHQIQGELDRWTHNQVKIIPIQEA; this is encoded by the coding sequence ATGCTAAATCCCAAACTTATTTTATGCGGATCTATCTTCATTATCCTGCTGTTTCTTCAATTAATTCtaccttttccttttagtATACCGCTAACGAAAAGCTCGTCGAGTCCTCTTGCTGCGCAAAGCCatccttcttcaacttcCTACGAGGCCAAACTTCCTAGTAAAGATGcagtagaagaaaaggatttccaggtttttcttgaaaatcCCGTCATGGTCTTTAGTCGTCCAGGTTGCCTATACAGTCAGGCAGCCAAGTCCATGCTGACGGATATACTCAATATGGAACCTGCTCCTTTCATCGTCGAAGTCACAGACTTCACCCATAGTACCGAATTGCGCTCATGGTTATCTTCCATTAGCGGTGTTTACACActtccaaatattttttttggtggtCATAGCATTGGTGGATATGAGGATTTACAATTGCTCTACCGGGAGCACCAAATTCAAGGCGAATTGGATCGTTGGACGCACAATCAAGTCAAAATTATTCCTATTCAAGAAGCCTAA